The proteins below are encoded in one region of Ursus arctos isolate Adak ecotype North America unplaced genomic scaffold, UrsArc2.0 scaffold_24, whole genome shotgun sequence:
- the CASKIN2 gene encoding caskin-2 isoform X2 has translation MRPLHYAAWQGRLEPVRLLLRASAAVNAASLDGQIPLHLAAQYGHYEVSEMLLQHQSNPCLVNKAKKTPLDLACEFGRLKVAQLLLNSHLCVALLEGEAKDPCDPNYTTPLHLAAKNGHREVIRQLLRAGIEINRQTKTGTALHEAALYGKTEVVRLLLEGGVDVNIRNTYNQTALDIVNQFTTSQASREIKQLLREASGILKVRALKDFWNLHDPTALNIRAGDVITVLEQHPDGRWKGHIHESQRGTDRVGYFPPGIVEVVSKRVGVLAPRLPSAPTPLRPGFSRTPQPPAEDPLHPLTYGQLPRVGLSPDSPAGDRNSVGSEGSVGSIRSAGSGQSSEGTNGHGTGLLIENAQPLPSPGEDQVLPGLHPPSLADNLSHRPLVNYRSGEQLFTQDVRPEQLLEGKDAQAIHNWLSEFQLEGYTAHFLQAGYDVPTISRMTPEDLTAIGVTKPGHRKKIASEIAQLSIAEWLPNYIPADLREWLCALGLPQYHKQLVSSGYDSMGLVADLTWEELQEIGVNKLGHQKKLMLGVKRLAELRRGLLQGEAPAEGGRRLARGPELMAIEGLENGDGPAAAGPRLLTFQGSELSPELQAAMAGGGPEPLPLPPARSPSQESIGARSRGSGHSQEQPAPPSSGGDSSTPQERNLPEGTERPPKLCSPLPGQGPPPYVFMYPQGPPSSPAPGPPPGAPRAFSYLAGPPATPPDPPRPKRRSHSLSRPGPAEGEAEGEAEGPAGSALGSYATLTRRPGRSALARTSPSPTPARGAPRSQSFALRARRKGPPPPPPKRLSSVSGPTTELPPVDGSPGPKEGASVPRRRTLSEPTGPSEPPGPTAPTGPVSDTEEEEPGPEGTPPSRGSSGEGLPFAEEGNLTIKQRPKPAGPPPREAPVPAGLDFNLTESDTVKRRPKCREREPLQTALLAFGVASATPSPSAPLPSQTPSEPSSSAAPSPPRPDPSSLPTQGAPAPLSPNPPSQPPAPPGPGPALENVAGSRRPGETEPPASPAALIKVPGAGTAPKPVSVACTQLAFSGPKLAPRLGPRPVPPPRPESTGAVGSGRAQQRLEQTSSSLAAALRAAEKSIGTEEREGPPGTSTKHILDDISTMFDALADQLDAMLD, from the exons ATGCGCCCGCTGCACTACGCCGCCTGGCAGGGCCGGCTGGAGCCAGTGAGGCTGCTGCTGCGTGCCTCTGCGGCCGTCAACGCCGCCTCGCTGGATGGGCAGATCCCGCTGCATCTGGCCGCCCAGTACGGACACTACGAAGTG TCAGAAATGCTTCTCCAGCATCAGTCCAACCCGTGCCTGGTCAATAAGGCAAAGAAGACGCCCCTGGATCTAGCCTGCGAGTTTGGGCGGCTCAAG GTGGCCCAGCTGCTTCTAAACAGTCACTTGTGTGTGGCGCTGCTGGAGGGTGAGGCCAAGGACCCCTGTGACCCCAACTACACCACGCCCCTGCACTTGGCTGCCAAGAATGGCCACAGAGAGGTCATCAg GCAGCTCCTTAGAGCCGGGATCGAGATCAACCGCCAGACCAAGACCGGCACGGCGCTCCACGAGGCTGCGCTGTATGGCAAGACGGAGGTGGTGCGGCTGCTGCTGGAG GGCGGGGTGGACGTGAACATCCGGAACACATACAACCAGACGGCGCTGGACATCGTCAATCAGTTCACCACCTCCCAGGCCAGCCGAGAAATCAAGCAGCTCCTGCGAG AGGCCTCAGGGATCCTGAAGGTCCGAGCGCTGAAGGATTTCTGGAACCTCCATGATCCCACTGCTCTCAACATCCGGGCAGGGGACGTCATCACG GTGCTGGAGCAGCATCCCGATGGCCGCTGGAAGGGTCACATCCACGAGAGCCAGAGGGGCACGGACCGGGTGGGCTACTTCCCCCCAGGCATCGTGGAGGTGGTCAGCAAGCGGGTGGGCGTCCTTGCGCCCCGCCTCccatctgcccccacccccctgcgTCCAGGCTTCTCCCGGACACCACAGCCCCCTGCTGAGGACCCCCTACACCCTTTGACCTATGGCCAGCTCCCTCGGGTGGGCCTCAGCCCAGACAGCCCAG CAGGTGACAGGAATAGCGTGGGCAGTGAGGGCAGTGTGGGCAGCATCCGCAGTGCCGGCAGCGGGCAGAGTTCCGAGGGCACCAATGGCCATGGCACTGGCCTTCTTATCGAGAACGCCCAG CCGCTGCCTTCCCCGGGAGAGGACCAGGTGCTGCCGGGCCTGCACCCCCCATCCCTGGCAG ACAACCTGAGCCACCGCCCTCTGGTCAACTACCGCTCTGGGGAGCAGCTCTTCACCCAGGACGTGAGGCCGGAGcagctgctggaggggaag GACGCACAGGCCATTCATAACTGGCTGAGTGAGTTCCAGCTGGAGGGCTACACCGCCCACTTCCTGCAGGCTGGCTACGACGTGCCGACCATCAGCCGCATGACTCCCGAG GACCTGACGGCCATCGGCGTGACCAAGCCTGGCCACAGGAAGAAGATCGCCTCGGAGATTGCTCAGCTCAGCATTGCCGAGTGGCTGCCCAACTACATCCCG GCGGACCTGCGGGAGTGGCTGTGCGCGCTGGGGCTGCCGCAGTACCACAAGCAGTTGGTGAGCAGCGGCTACGACTCCATGGGGCTGGTGGCCGACCTCACCTGGGAGGAGCTGCAGGAGATCGGGGTCAACAAGCTCG GTCATCAGAAGAAGCTTATGCTGGGAGTGAAGCGACTGGCCGAGCTCCGGCGGGGCCTGCTTCAGGGGGAGGCCCCAGCGGAAGGTGGCCGCCGGCTAGCCAGAGGCCCAGAGCTGATGGCTATCGAGGGGCTGGAGAATGGGGATGGTCCGGCTGCAGCTGGCCCACGCCTCCTCACCTTTCAAGGCAGCGAGCTAAGCCCAGAGCTACAGGCAGCCATGGCTGGGGGTGGCCCTgagccactccccctgccccctgcccgcTCCCCCAGCCAGGAGAGTATTGGAGCACGCTCTCGAGGGTCTGGTCATTCACAGGAACAGCCTGCCCCCCCATCTAGTGGTGGAGACTCCAGCACGCCCCAGGAGAGGAACCTTCCAGAGGGCACAGAGCGACCCCCTAAGCTTTGTTCCCCACTTCCTGGCCAAGGGCCCCCCCCTTATGTGTTTATGTATCCCCAGGGCCCaccctccagcccagccccagggccaccTCCTGGTGCACCTCGTGCCTTCTCCTACTTGGCTGGTCCCCCTGCCACTCCTCCGGACCCACCTCGGCCCAAGCGCCGGTCCCACAGCCTGAGCCGCCCTGGCCCTGctgagggggaagcagagggggaggctGAAGGGCCCGCGGGCAGTGCCTTGGGCAGCTATGCCACCCTCACGCGGCGACCGGGACGCAGTGCCCTAGCGCGGACCAGCCCTAGCCCGACCCCAGCTCGAGGGGCTCCCCGCAGCCAGTCCTTTGCCCTTCGTGCCCGACGCAAAggcccaccacccccaccccctaaaCGCCTCAGCTCCGTCTCTGGCCCCACCACGGAGCTGCCTCCTGTAGATGGAAGCCCGGGGCCGAAGGAGGGGGCCTCTGTGCCCCGAAGGCGAACACTGAGTGAACCAACAGGCCCCTCGGAGCCCCCCGGCCCTACTGCCCCAACTGGCCCTGTGTCagacacagaggaggaggagccagggCCGGAGGGGACACCCCCATCTCGGGGCAGCTCAGGGGAGGGGCTCCCATTTGCGGAGGAGGGGAACCTGACCATCAAACAGCGGCCGAAGCCAGcgggccccccaccccgggaggcgCCTGTGCCCGCCGGCCTGGATTTCAACCTCACGGAGTCAGACACTGTTAAGCGGAGGCCTAAATGCCGGGAGAGAGAGCCGCTGCAGACGGCACTTCTGGCCTTTGGAGTGGCCAGTGCCACgcccagcccctctgcccccctgccctcccagaccCCCAGCGAGCCCTCCTCCTCAGCTGCTCCCAGCCCTCCCCGGCCCGACCCTAGCAGCCTTCCAACTCAGGGAGCTCCAGCCCCTCTTTCTCCCAaccccccatcccagccccctgcaccccccggccctgggcctgctctggAGAACGTGGCAGGCAGTCGGCGGCCCGGGGAGACGGAGCCCCCTGCTTCCCCTGCTGCCCTCATCAAGGTGCCAGGCGCAG GAACGGCCCCCAAGCCTGTGTCTGTGGCCTGCACCCAGCTGGCATTTTCTGGCCCTAAGCTGGCTCCCCGGCTTGGTCCCCGCCCCGTGCCTCCTCCAAGGCCAGAGAGCACTGGGGCCGTGGGCTCCGGCCGGGCCCAGCAGAGGCTGGAACAGACCAGCTCATCCCTGGCAGCTGCGTTAAGGGCCGCAGAGAAGAGCATTGGCACTGAGGAgcgagaggg CCCTCCCGGCACCTCCACCAAGCACATTCTGGATGACATCAGCACCATGTTTGATGCCCTGGCTGACCAGCTGGATGCCATGCTGGACTGA
- the TSEN54 gene encoding tRNA-splicing endonuclease subunit Sen54 isoform X2 produces MEPELEPAAVEVPAGRVLCARELLAARSRSQKLPQRSHGPKDFLPDGSAAQAERLRLCREELWQLLAEERVERLGSLVAAEWRPEEGFVELKSPAGKFWQTMGFSEQGRQRLHPEEALYLLECGSIQLFHQDLPLSIQEAYQLLLTEDTMTFLQYQAFSHLKRLGYVVRRFQPSSILSPYERQLNLDGSAQCLEDQNGKRKRRNSSSRSINKKARALENPLQGVNETPESPTTSSPPPCNQNSRCVEEKPRESSPVKGPMGPSRLLGSLEPWPDLANEGVGCSQESGKVENGVKGVCKPRWNFEQISFPNMAPDSRHTLLLAPAPELLPANVAGRETDAESWCQKLNQRKEKLSRRERERQAEAQHFREDVNSDPEVRRCSSWQEYKQLLQRRRLQEQSRPSHLWDQPVRPLLSPGQADSPATALKHISVMQTTHLADGGARLLEKSGGLEISFDIYQADAVATFRKNNPGKPYARMCINLMSQFQTSVPSSGYPTRVGMFL; encoded by the exons ATGGAGCCCGAGCTCGAGCCCGCCGCGGTGGAGGTTCCCGCCGGGCGCGTGCTCTG tgCCCGGGAGCTCCTGGCCGCCCGCTCGCGGTCCCAGAAGCTGCCTCAGCGCTCGCATGGGCCCAAGGACTTCCTCCCCGACGGCTCGGCGGCCCAGGCCGAGCGGCTGCGCTTGTGCCGCGAGGAGCTCTGGCAGCTGCTGGCGGAGGAGCGCGTGGAGCGCCT GGGCAGTTTGGTGGCTGCCGAGTGGAGGCCGGAAGAGGGCTTTGTGGAATTGAAGTCTCCTGCG GGTAAATTCTGGCAGACCATGGGCTTCTCAGAGCAGGGCCGGCAGCGGCTTCACCCCGAAGAGGCCTTATATCTGctggagtgt GGCTCCATCCAGCTTTTCCACCAAGATCTGCCACTGTCTATTCAAGAGGCCTACCAGCTACTGCTGACTGAGGACACTATGACTTTTCTGCAGTACCAG GCTTTCAGCCACCTGAAGAGACTGGGCTACGTGGTTCGACGATTCCAACCAAG CTCCATCCTGTCCCCTTATGAGAGACAGCTGAACTTGGATGGCAGTGCCCAGTGCTTAGAGGATCAGAATggcaagaggaagaggaggaactcCAGCTCTCG GTCCATTAATAAGAAGGCCAGAGCCCTGGAAAATCCCCTGCAGGGGGTGAATGAGACACCTGAGAGCCCGACAACCTCCAGCCCACCTCCTTGCAACCAGAACAGCCGATGCGTAGAGGAAAAACCTCGGGAGTCAAGCCCTGTAAAGGGCCCAATGGGCCCATCTCGGCTGCTGGGATCCCTGGAGCCCTGGCCTGACCTGGCTAATGAGGGGGTGGGGTGCAGCCAGGAGAGTGGCAAAGTAGAGAACGGGGTCAAGGGGGTTTGTAAGCCACGCTGGAACTTTGAACAGATCTCCTTCCCCAACATGGCTCCAGATAGCCGCCACACCCTTCTGCTtgccccagccccagagctgcTCCCGGCCAACGTCGCTGGGCGGGAGACAGATGCTGAATCCTGGTGCCAGAAGCTGAACCAAAGGAAGGAGAAGCTGTCCAGGCGGGAacgggagcggcaggcagaggcccAGCACTTCCGGGAGGATGTAAACTCAGACCCTGAGGTGCGGCGCTGCTCCAGCTGGCAGGAGTACAAGCAGCTGTTGCAGAGAAGGCGCCTGCAGGAGCAGAGCCGCCCCTCGCACCTGTGGGACCAGCCCGTCAGACCCCTGCTGAGTCCTGGCCAGGCAGACTCCCCAG CCACAGCCCTAAAGCATATCTCTGTGATGCAGACCACACACCTTGCTGACGGAGGTGCCCG GCTGCTGGAGAAGTCTGGGGGCTTGGAGATCAGCTTTGACATTTACCAGGCTGATGCCGTGGCCACATTCCGCAAGAATAACCCTGGAAAGCCCTACGCCCGGATGTGCATTA ATTTGATGAGCCAGTTCCAGACCTCTGTACCCTCAAGCGGTTATCCTACCAGAGTGGGGATGTTCCTCTGA
- the CASKIN2 gene encoding caskin-2 isoform X1, giving the protein MGREQDLILAVKNGDVTGVQKLVAKVKAAKTKLLGSTKRLNVNYQDADGFSALHHAALGGSLELIALLLEAQATVDIKDSNGMRPLHYAAWQGRLEPVRLLLRASAAVNAASLDGQIPLHLAAQYGHYEVSEMLLQHQSNPCLVNKAKKTPLDLACEFGRLKVAQLLLNSHLCVALLEGEAKDPCDPNYTTPLHLAAKNGHREVIRQLLRAGIEINRQTKTGTALHEAALYGKTEVVRLLLEGGVDVNIRNTYNQTALDIVNQFTTSQASREIKQLLREASGILKVRALKDFWNLHDPTALNIRAGDVITVLEQHPDGRWKGHIHESQRGTDRVGYFPPGIVEVVSKRVGVLAPRLPSAPTPLRPGFSRTPQPPAEDPLHPLTYGQLPRVGLSPDSPAGDRNSVGSEGSVGSIRSAGSGQSSEGTNGHGTGLLIENAQPLPSPGEDQVLPGLHPPSLADNLSHRPLVNYRSGEQLFTQDVRPEQLLEGKDAQAIHNWLSEFQLEGYTAHFLQAGYDVPTISRMTPEDLTAIGVTKPGHRKKIASEIAQLSIAEWLPNYIPADLREWLCALGLPQYHKQLVSSGYDSMGLVADLTWEELQEIGVNKLGHQKKLMLGVKRLAELRRGLLQGEAPAEGGRRLARGPELMAIEGLENGDGPAAAGPRLLTFQGSELSPELQAAMAGGGPEPLPLPPARSPSQESIGARSRGSGHSQEQPAPPSSGGDSSTPQERNLPEGTERPPKLCSPLPGQGPPPYVFMYPQGPPSSPAPGPPPGAPRAFSYLAGPPATPPDPPRPKRRSHSLSRPGPAEGEAEGEAEGPAGSALGSYATLTRRPGRSALARTSPSPTPARGAPRSQSFALRARRKGPPPPPPKRLSSVSGPTTELPPVDGSPGPKEGASVPRRRTLSEPTGPSEPPGPTAPTGPVSDTEEEEPGPEGTPPSRGSSGEGLPFAEEGNLTIKQRPKPAGPPPREAPVPAGLDFNLTESDTVKRRPKCREREPLQTALLAFGVASATPSPSAPLPSQTPSEPSSSAAPSPPRPDPSSLPTQGAPAPLSPNPPSQPPAPPGPGPALENVAGSRRPGETEPPASPAALIKVPGAGTAPKPVSVACTQLAFSGPKLAPRLGPRPVPPPRPESTGAVGSGRAQQRLEQTSSSLAAALRAAEKSIGTEEREGPPGTSTKHILDDISTMFDALADQLDAMLD; this is encoded by the exons ATGGGTCGTGAACAGGACCTGATCCTTGCCGTCAAGAATGGAGATGTGACTGGTGTGCAGAAACTGGTGGCTAAGGTCAAGGCCGCAAAGACAA AACTCCTCGGCTCCACGAAGAGACTCAACGTCAACTACCAGGATGCTGATGG ATTCTCTGCTCTCCATCATGCCGCCTTGGGGGGCAGCCTGGAGCTCATAGCCTTGCTGCTGGAGGCTCAGGCCACCGTTGACATCAAGGACAGCAATG GCATGCGCCCGCTGCACTACGCCGCCTGGCAGGGCCGGCTGGAGCCAGTGAGGCTGCTGCTGCGTGCCTCTGCGGCCGTCAACGCCGCCTCGCTGGATGGGCAGATCCCGCTGCATCTGGCCGCCCAGTACGGACACTACGAAGTG TCAGAAATGCTTCTCCAGCATCAGTCCAACCCGTGCCTGGTCAATAAGGCAAAGAAGACGCCCCTGGATCTAGCCTGCGAGTTTGGGCGGCTCAAG GTGGCCCAGCTGCTTCTAAACAGTCACTTGTGTGTGGCGCTGCTGGAGGGTGAGGCCAAGGACCCCTGTGACCCCAACTACACCACGCCCCTGCACTTGGCTGCCAAGAATGGCCACAGAGAGGTCATCAg GCAGCTCCTTAGAGCCGGGATCGAGATCAACCGCCAGACCAAGACCGGCACGGCGCTCCACGAGGCTGCGCTGTATGGCAAGACGGAGGTGGTGCGGCTGCTGCTGGAG GGCGGGGTGGACGTGAACATCCGGAACACATACAACCAGACGGCGCTGGACATCGTCAATCAGTTCACCACCTCCCAGGCCAGCCGAGAAATCAAGCAGCTCCTGCGAG AGGCCTCAGGGATCCTGAAGGTCCGAGCGCTGAAGGATTTCTGGAACCTCCATGATCCCACTGCTCTCAACATCCGGGCAGGGGACGTCATCACG GTGCTGGAGCAGCATCCCGATGGCCGCTGGAAGGGTCACATCCACGAGAGCCAGAGGGGCACGGACCGGGTGGGCTACTTCCCCCCAGGCATCGTGGAGGTGGTCAGCAAGCGGGTGGGCGTCCTTGCGCCCCGCCTCccatctgcccccacccccctgcgTCCAGGCTTCTCCCGGACACCACAGCCCCCTGCTGAGGACCCCCTACACCCTTTGACCTATGGCCAGCTCCCTCGGGTGGGCCTCAGCCCAGACAGCCCAG CAGGTGACAGGAATAGCGTGGGCAGTGAGGGCAGTGTGGGCAGCATCCGCAGTGCCGGCAGCGGGCAGAGTTCCGAGGGCACCAATGGCCATGGCACTGGCCTTCTTATCGAGAACGCCCAG CCGCTGCCTTCCCCGGGAGAGGACCAGGTGCTGCCGGGCCTGCACCCCCCATCCCTGGCAG ACAACCTGAGCCACCGCCCTCTGGTCAACTACCGCTCTGGGGAGCAGCTCTTCACCCAGGACGTGAGGCCGGAGcagctgctggaggggaag GACGCACAGGCCATTCATAACTGGCTGAGTGAGTTCCAGCTGGAGGGCTACACCGCCCACTTCCTGCAGGCTGGCTACGACGTGCCGACCATCAGCCGCATGACTCCCGAG GACCTGACGGCCATCGGCGTGACCAAGCCTGGCCACAGGAAGAAGATCGCCTCGGAGATTGCTCAGCTCAGCATTGCCGAGTGGCTGCCCAACTACATCCCG GCGGACCTGCGGGAGTGGCTGTGCGCGCTGGGGCTGCCGCAGTACCACAAGCAGTTGGTGAGCAGCGGCTACGACTCCATGGGGCTGGTGGCCGACCTCACCTGGGAGGAGCTGCAGGAGATCGGGGTCAACAAGCTCG GTCATCAGAAGAAGCTTATGCTGGGAGTGAAGCGACTGGCCGAGCTCCGGCGGGGCCTGCTTCAGGGGGAGGCCCCAGCGGAAGGTGGCCGCCGGCTAGCCAGAGGCCCAGAGCTGATGGCTATCGAGGGGCTGGAGAATGGGGATGGTCCGGCTGCAGCTGGCCCACGCCTCCTCACCTTTCAAGGCAGCGAGCTAAGCCCAGAGCTACAGGCAGCCATGGCTGGGGGTGGCCCTgagccactccccctgccccctgcccgcTCCCCCAGCCAGGAGAGTATTGGAGCACGCTCTCGAGGGTCTGGTCATTCACAGGAACAGCCTGCCCCCCCATCTAGTGGTGGAGACTCCAGCACGCCCCAGGAGAGGAACCTTCCAGAGGGCACAGAGCGACCCCCTAAGCTTTGTTCCCCACTTCCTGGCCAAGGGCCCCCCCCTTATGTGTTTATGTATCCCCAGGGCCCaccctccagcccagccccagggccaccTCCTGGTGCACCTCGTGCCTTCTCCTACTTGGCTGGTCCCCCTGCCACTCCTCCGGACCCACCTCGGCCCAAGCGCCGGTCCCACAGCCTGAGCCGCCCTGGCCCTGctgagggggaagcagagggggaggctGAAGGGCCCGCGGGCAGTGCCTTGGGCAGCTATGCCACCCTCACGCGGCGACCGGGACGCAGTGCCCTAGCGCGGACCAGCCCTAGCCCGACCCCAGCTCGAGGGGCTCCCCGCAGCCAGTCCTTTGCCCTTCGTGCCCGACGCAAAggcccaccacccccaccccctaaaCGCCTCAGCTCCGTCTCTGGCCCCACCACGGAGCTGCCTCCTGTAGATGGAAGCCCGGGGCCGAAGGAGGGGGCCTCTGTGCCCCGAAGGCGAACACTGAGTGAACCAACAGGCCCCTCGGAGCCCCCCGGCCCTACTGCCCCAACTGGCCCTGTGTCagacacagaggaggaggagccagggCCGGAGGGGACACCCCCATCTCGGGGCAGCTCAGGGGAGGGGCTCCCATTTGCGGAGGAGGGGAACCTGACCATCAAACAGCGGCCGAAGCCAGcgggccccccaccccgggaggcgCCTGTGCCCGCCGGCCTGGATTTCAACCTCACGGAGTCAGACACTGTTAAGCGGAGGCCTAAATGCCGGGAGAGAGAGCCGCTGCAGACGGCACTTCTGGCCTTTGGAGTGGCCAGTGCCACgcccagcccctctgcccccctgccctcccagaccCCCAGCGAGCCCTCCTCCTCAGCTGCTCCCAGCCCTCCCCGGCCCGACCCTAGCAGCCTTCCAACTCAGGGAGCTCCAGCCCCTCTTTCTCCCAaccccccatcccagccccctgcaccccccggccctgggcctgctctggAGAACGTGGCAGGCAGTCGGCGGCCCGGGGAGACGGAGCCCCCTGCTTCCCCTGCTGCCCTCATCAAGGTGCCAGGCGCAG GAACGGCCCCCAAGCCTGTGTCTGTGGCCTGCACCCAGCTGGCATTTTCTGGCCCTAAGCTGGCTCCCCGGCTTGGTCCCCGCCCCGTGCCTCCTCCAAGGCCAGAGAGCACTGGGGCCGTGGGCTCCGGCCGGGCCCAGCAGAGGCTGGAACAGACCAGCTCATCCCTGGCAGCTGCGTTAAGGGCCGCAGAGAAGAGCATTGGCACTGAGGAgcgagaggg CCCTCCCGGCACCTCCACCAAGCACATTCTGGATGACATCAGCACCATGTTTGATGCCCTGGCTGACCAGCTGGATGCCATGCTGGACTGA
- the TSEN54 gene encoding tRNA-splicing endonuclease subunit Sen54 isoform X1: MEPELEPAAVEVPAGRVLCARELLAARSRSQKLPQRSHGPKDFLPDGSAAQAERLRLCREELWQLLAEERVERLGSLVAAEWRPEEGFVELKSPAGKFWQTMGFSEQGRQRLHPEEALYLLECGSIQLFHQDLPLSIQEAYQLLLTEDTMTFLQYQAFSHLKRLGYVVRRFQPSSILSPYERQLNLDGSAQCLEDQNGKRKRRNSSSRSINKKARALENPLQGVNETPESPTTSSPPPCNQNSRCVEEKPRESSPVKGPMGPSRLLGSLEPWPDLANEGVGCSQESGKVENGVKGVCKPRWNFEQISFPNMAPDSRHTLLLAPAPELLPANVAGRETDAESWCQKLNQRKEKLSRRERERQAEAQHFREDVNSDPEVRRCSSWQEYKQLLQRRRLQEQSRPSHLWDQPVRPLLSPGQADSPATALKHISVMQTTHLADGGARLLEKSGGLEISFDIYQADAVATFRKNNPGKPYARMCISGFDEPVPDLCTLKRLSYQSGDVPLIFALVDHGDISFYSFRDFTLPRDLEH; this comes from the exons ATGGAGCCCGAGCTCGAGCCCGCCGCGGTGGAGGTTCCCGCCGGGCGCGTGCTCTG tgCCCGGGAGCTCCTGGCCGCCCGCTCGCGGTCCCAGAAGCTGCCTCAGCGCTCGCATGGGCCCAAGGACTTCCTCCCCGACGGCTCGGCGGCCCAGGCCGAGCGGCTGCGCTTGTGCCGCGAGGAGCTCTGGCAGCTGCTGGCGGAGGAGCGCGTGGAGCGCCT GGGCAGTTTGGTGGCTGCCGAGTGGAGGCCGGAAGAGGGCTTTGTGGAATTGAAGTCTCCTGCG GGTAAATTCTGGCAGACCATGGGCTTCTCAGAGCAGGGCCGGCAGCGGCTTCACCCCGAAGAGGCCTTATATCTGctggagtgt GGCTCCATCCAGCTTTTCCACCAAGATCTGCCACTGTCTATTCAAGAGGCCTACCAGCTACTGCTGACTGAGGACACTATGACTTTTCTGCAGTACCAG GCTTTCAGCCACCTGAAGAGACTGGGCTACGTGGTTCGACGATTCCAACCAAG CTCCATCCTGTCCCCTTATGAGAGACAGCTGAACTTGGATGGCAGTGCCCAGTGCTTAGAGGATCAGAATggcaagaggaagaggaggaactcCAGCTCTCG GTCCATTAATAAGAAGGCCAGAGCCCTGGAAAATCCCCTGCAGGGGGTGAATGAGACACCTGAGAGCCCGACAACCTCCAGCCCACCTCCTTGCAACCAGAACAGCCGATGCGTAGAGGAAAAACCTCGGGAGTCAAGCCCTGTAAAGGGCCCAATGGGCCCATCTCGGCTGCTGGGATCCCTGGAGCCCTGGCCTGACCTGGCTAATGAGGGGGTGGGGTGCAGCCAGGAGAGTGGCAAAGTAGAGAACGGGGTCAAGGGGGTTTGTAAGCCACGCTGGAACTTTGAACAGATCTCCTTCCCCAACATGGCTCCAGATAGCCGCCACACCCTTCTGCTtgccccagccccagagctgcTCCCGGCCAACGTCGCTGGGCGGGAGACAGATGCTGAATCCTGGTGCCAGAAGCTGAACCAAAGGAAGGAGAAGCTGTCCAGGCGGGAacgggagcggcaggcagaggcccAGCACTTCCGGGAGGATGTAAACTCAGACCCTGAGGTGCGGCGCTGCTCCAGCTGGCAGGAGTACAAGCAGCTGTTGCAGAGAAGGCGCCTGCAGGAGCAGAGCCGCCCCTCGCACCTGTGGGACCAGCCCGTCAGACCCCTGCTGAGTCCTGGCCAGGCAGACTCCCCAG CCACAGCCCTAAAGCATATCTCTGTGATGCAGACCACACACCTTGCTGACGGAGGTGCCCG GCTGCTGGAGAAGTCTGGGGGCTTGGAGATCAGCTTTGACATTTACCAGGCTGATGCCGTGGCCACATTCCGCAAGAATAACCCTGGAAAGCCCTACGCCCGGATGTGCATTAGTGG ATTTGATGAGCCAGTTCCAGACCTCTGTACCCTCAAGCGGTTATCCTACCAGAGTGGGGATGTTCCTCTGATCTTCGCCCTGGTGGATCATGGAGACATCTCCTTCTACAGCTTCAGGGACTTCACGCTGCCCAGGGATCTGGAACACTAA